From the genome of Malus sylvestris chromosome 13, drMalSylv7.2, whole genome shotgun sequence:
tcatgcacagcctcttggatgtattcttgatatgcttcaaccacttcattctcttgaatcccttttcttggtgtgcaaAGTTCTTTGAACATTTCAATAATatcgggaacttgttttggtgcaccaagaattaggatatcactttgcacctttggaagagcttccacaatgtctttttcactctctttgatatttggaatcaaaaacctgcaaggaaaaaggacattcggtggaataatgttagaatgaagtgaatttagaacttccttacctgagttggatgacatagggatttgaggagcttgcagcaagaattcttctaaactgcccaggtcgtcctcctcctcttctgcttgcagcagcaattcatccatgttcgggctgtgtttggatggttctgggacagcttcatccttcatgtcatcttccaaagtgatggcttcatcgatttcactttctgcctttgaatttgcaatgtttgagttggaaagttcactttgatctcgaatctgtgccatgaattccacaatctgcccaacttgcATATCCAATTCGTCCAATCTTTTGACTCGGTCTTGCATCtcctggttttgattttctactccctgattcaaagaggtgagtaatttATTAAGTGTATCACTATCcaaggacgtacctgaattgaattgggttgattgttgtggtggctgtgacggttcatatggccactgatagaactcttctgatggcggcaattgttcttcttttcgTAAACCCTGCGCCACAGAAATTAGtccttcaagaatttcattataattcatgggcatactttgatttgattggaattgttgtgggggatgCTGTGGTGGccgcataggtcttgaatagaactcgtcttgctgccaatatccacattgttgaaattgttgaggttcatcccacatataatctgaattacctctccaatctgaattgcaagcgttggaaaacatgttgccccttgattggttatggccttgatatccccaaacatctttattggcagaaaattgaggactttgatatccttgcccatagggcacatcaagtgtagggacacttggcattgtggttcgttcggcattatgagtcaattaagcagtgagctgtgccaattgagcttgaatggtcgcaagtgccatgtctcgctccatttgtacctaaaatcaaagaaagaaaaataaatcaaatatcaaaagtaaaatacacaaacaccaatataaacataaacaaaaacaaaaataaagggattagaaaagttgctaatccccggcaacggcgccaaaatttgatgcgcaaaataacttgacacacaaattaaaccctcttttgacaattgtagtatagatgtaagtagggtatcgttctaggccggggattaggagggattgctaatctattctaaattaatttaaaaatattaaacaagactcaaggacacaaaactaggctaaaaactctaataactcgaaacacacttagaatgactcaaaataatgaaaacaatcaaattagacactaggaactaaaatggacggaaattgaattaaaagactaacaacaatgaaaactaactaaataatataatttaataatggggggggtttggttttgacgagaagtaaattaaacttaaataaattacagaattgacaaaaacatgaattaaggtgaaatgataggtgacggactagctagagggttcttctccacacatgacacatatgcaacctaaattgattttcagttgttctttcaataagttgtgaatctcaacacttcagattaaccgtgaacaacacttttttaatcttcaagttttccttaagttattgaattggacggaaaaacgcatacaacaattcaaaacattcttcaaaagtcccctacgtgaaaagcacaatagagatacaatcaaagatcattaaactttgtgaaaactataagcattgacgaggcattcgtaactatgaaaagcatgatactcttgccaagaattcacttaacacgattgtggataacaaccttcactacttgtgaatataagttcataacgattaggtgaaattcacttatattctagcatcaaattcatgcatgtaaattaagtatgcatccttaatcgacatacaaaaataagttatcaatcaagcagttaagcaaattaaatcacaactcagaaatcacaactgaagataatcaattcatattacaaatatattcatggtttcgaattaacctctagccaaaataaattagttacacattattaacaaattaaaccaaacgtaaatcatgagtttgagaagataacacCAATAAGAACGGAGTGAAGCCCTCTGCCTCTGTGCTCCTCTTCTTCCCTGTGCTTATTTCTGCGCCTAGCAAGTCCCTGACTTGCCCTCTTTCCAATTCCCCGTGTCTTACGCTGCTctcacgctgccaaaggcagcgtCCTGTCCGTTCTCCCCCTAAAGCAGCCTCCCACTTCTCCTTTTATTCTCCTACTGACCCCTTCTCCAGCTCACGTTTTCTGCCTCCCGTGTGGACTGTGTTCTGTCACTCCCTTTTCCGCTGTCCTTCCTCTCTCTCGTTTCTGCCTTCTCTCACTAGCTGCTAGGCAGCTGTCCTCTCTCTGCTGCCCTCTTTTCTTTCCTTATTCTTTCCGCTCTGCTTTTTCTTCCCTCCCGCAAGGCAGCTAAGctgcttctttatttatttttttctttttcgctgGCAGCTTTGCTGCCTCTTTCCCGCCACCTGTCTCTccagctgccaaaggcagctgtctttttttttattccccGCGCCTTCTGCGCTGTACTTATTCACGCTGCCTTGGCAGCTTATGCTCCCCCCACTCGGTTTCTTCTATCTCGCAGCCTTCTCGATTCCTGCTGACCTGCCCTTCCACCCCCAGCTGCAAAAGCAGCTATCTGACTCTCACGCTTCTCTCCGCCTCTCTCCCTCTTATTTTTCTGGCGCTGCCCCCTTTGCATATGCATGTGCTGGTTTTTTTATTCAGGCTTTCATTAGCCCACCTCACCATCCATACCTTTTCCAACATCCTGCCAATATTAGTTTAAGTAAATGATTCATCATGATTCCATTACCAAAAGTAAAATTATATCCTAAGCTAGCTAATTGTAATTATTAAAGAACACATAGTTTGGTGTGGTGGATAACTGCCAATATTATTTCTCTGCCgtgttctttcttttctttttattatttaaaactcatttgtgctatttttattttctttgcataacagatcctataaacacaaaaataacgtaaatagctcaaaaatataaggaactaaccaagaaaagacgagtgaatttgaagtaaaaatatatatatatatgatccgATCAATGCACACGTAAATATGTtgttttcagggaattctaagctcaTAGAAAGCTTAAtgaggtcctcacgagtctcGGGGTAGTCCATTTGAAGAATTTGGATGCCGGGATTGCGGGAAATGAAGAGTTGCAGGTTTGGTTGGAATTTCGAAGCTTCCCCAACGTTATTTCGTGAGATTTGAAgctccaaataggtataatgccattcttctcactctaagcttcattttggtaccaattttaTGAAAAATGGTTAAGAACCGAGTAAGAATAGTGggtttaaagttttacccagttttctGGCGACCagcgactcgccggagaagatgACGGCATATACCATCAGTTTGGATGGAATATGCTGACGCCGTCAGTCAAATATAACAGAATCTGttaggttttaacggaatattccctaatggtggttagggaatccgtcaggtTTGGGCCGCCCGTGGGGGCGCGTTTTGCGGTGCCCTTGCCGGCGCGTGGTGGCGCGTGGGaggtccaaaaatatttctaaaaatatggggatgatcctgaggttgtgtggatcactgtggtatattcatatacctattttgagcaatgtatgagaagttattagctagtattgcctatgtgctttaaaaataacgtttttatagttaattcgcatataggtgaggcttatcccgaggacgagcgtatccacgggcgactcgggggctatgacccttcgacatatcagtgagtgggcttatGTTTTcggtatatatttatatacttgatatatttcccggAAATGCATTTTaaagaaagtatgctttgaaataaaatgccaaatgcttttatattttgaatatgcattcatagttatgtgtgtgtatatatatatataaaggtggtgttgtggaggctaggtaagttcaggtaagttacgTTTGGTTATGctaatcattgatgatgtgatatatgattaaataatgttgagctcataaaactgcacctagggtgattgtgatttagccagagatgagaagtacatgcctgtttatgtACGTCACCTCCCgtactatatgctcatattggatccaacttaagtgcacagtcttgtcgtacagaccttatttatggttccgactcgtaggtgactagcgatttatcgcctagctattatgagagagtaaaattgagcataattacattacacccaatcttgtcgtacagaacCTTCTTAATGGTTCCAACTTATGTgtagtatattgccgtataggtcattgtagtgactccggctaaatTGAC
Proteins encoded in this window:
- the LOC126595996 gene encoding uncharacterized protein LOC126595996 gives rise to the protein MFSNACNSDWRGNSDYMWDEPQQFQQCGYWQQDEFYSRPMRPPQHPPQQFQSNQSMPMNYNEILEGLISVAQGLRKEEQLPPSEEFYQWPYEPSQPPQQSTQFNSGTFGYFHP